A section of the Kluyveromyces lactis strain NRRL Y-1140 chromosome F complete sequence genome encodes:
- the TSC3 gene encoding Tsc3p (similar to uniprot|Q3E790 Saccharomyces cerevisiae YBR058C-A TSC3 Protein that stimulates the activity of serine palmitoyltransferase (Lcb1p,Lcb2p) several-fold; involved in sphingolipid biosynthesis), with protein MAAEKIYEPYKKSRGTMIYTPTNQQMSRGGIGEKLADFVKNLYWVYYIHLPFYLMTSLDAFCLHTIFLVVVSLSLFGLLKYIFL; from the coding sequence ATGGCTGCAGAAAAGATTTATGAACCATACAAGAAGTCTCGAGGGACTATGATTTACACACCGACTAATCAGCAGATGTCGCGTGGTGGCATAGGAGAAAAGTTGGCTGATTTCGTGAAGAATCTATACTGGGTTTATTATATCCATCTTCCCTTTTATTTAATGACTTCACTTGATGCATTTTGTTTACACACTATATTTCTGGTTGTAGTCAGCCTGAGCTTATTTGGTTTATTGAAGTACATTTTCCTATGA
- a CDS encoding sphingolipid delta(4)-desaturase family protein (conserved hypothetical protein), translating to MTIVHRDLKVSEKFVDVPSADEDFKVLDNFYWSAHKEPHAIRRHAIIKKHPEVQRLMGHEPLTKWIIIGVVSLQLSLSYYLRNTHPFTWKFFIIAYVIGATANQNIFLAIHELSHNLAFKKPVHNKLFAIFTNTPIGIPYSASFGPYHQLHHKFLGDEIYDTDIPTRFEAVLLSNILGKSFFATFQIFFYAFRPMFVTRIKFTYIHLLNVLYQFMFNFIWIANFGWYSYCYFLMSSFLAGSLHPCSGHFIAEHYLLNIEEAIIGGKLMLKLTPAERQPINVTDESNVSREDVEFRKKYALETYSYYGLLNFFTWNVGLHNEHHDFPFVAWSRLWELNSLCPEFYNHLPKHSSWCKVLYDFITHDDVVLYNRVKRVNKEFEQSKA from the coding sequence ATGACAATTGTTCAtagagatttgaaagtCTCTGAGAAATTTGTCGACGTTCCAAGTGCAGATGAGGATTTTAAAGTTCTTGATAACTTCTACTGGTCCGCACATAAAGAACCCCATGCTATAAGAAGACATGCCATAATTAAGAAACATCCAGAAGTGCAGCGACTTATGGGCCACGAACCTTTGACTAAATGGATTATCATTGGTGTTGTGTCGCTTCAGTTATCGCTTTCCTATTACTTAAGAAATACCCATCCTTTTACttggaaatttttcatcattgCATATGTCATCGGTGCTACCGCTAACCAGAATATCTTCTTGGCAATCCATGAATTGTCTCACAACCTAGCATTTAAGAAACCTGTCCACAACAAGTTGTTTGCCATTTTCACAAATACCCCAATTGGTATCCCATACAGTGCGTCATTTGGACCATATCATCAATTGCATCACAAGTTTCTTGGAGATGAAATTTATGACACGGATATCCCTACCAGGTTTGAGGCTGTGCTTTTATCCAATATCTTGGGGAAATCGTTCTTTGCCAcattccaaatcttcttctacgCATTTAGACCTATGTTTGTCACAAGGATCAAATTCACCTACATCCACCTTTTGAACGTGTTGTACCAATTTATGTTCAATTTTATATGGATCGCGAATTTTGGTTGGTATTCATACTGTTATTTCCTGATGTCCTCATTCTTAGCCGGTTCTCTACATCCATGCTCTGGCCATTTCATTGCAGAACACTATCTGTTGaacattgaagaagctATCATCGGTGGTAAACTGATGCTAAAATTAACGCCAGCCGAAAGACAACCAATTAACGTCACTGATGAATCAAACGTCTCAAGAGAAGACGTCGAATTCAGGAAAAAGTACGCATTGGAGACGTATTCTTATTATGGGCTTCTAAACTTCTTCACTTGGAATGTCGGTTTACACAATGAACATCATGATTTCCCATTTGTTGCTTGGTCCCGACTTTGGGAATTGAACAGTTTATGTCCGGAATTTTATAATCATCTGCCAAAGCACTCCTCCTGGTGTAAAGTCTTGTACGATTTTATTACCCACGATGATGTCGTATTATACAATAGAGTGAAAAGAGTTAATAAAGAGTTCGAACAAAGCAAGGCTTAA